In Lemur catta isolate mLemCat1 chromosome 1, mLemCat1.pri, whole genome shotgun sequence, one DNA window encodes the following:
- the LRFN5 gene encoding leucine-rich repeat and fibronectin type-III domain-containing protein 5 isoform X2, which translates to MEKFLFYLFFIGIAVRAQICPKRCVCQILSPNLATLCAKKGLLFVPPNIDRRTVELRLADNFVTNIKRKDFANMTSLVDLTLSRNTISFITPHAFADLRNLRALHLNSNRLTKITNDMFSGLSNLHHLILNNNQLTLISSTAFDDVFALEELDLSYNNLETIPWDAVEKMVSLHTLSLDHNMIDNIPKGTFSHLHKMTRLDVTSNKLQKLPPDPLFQRAQVLATSGIISPSTFALSFGGNPLHCNCELLWLRRLSREDDLETCASPALLTGRYFWSIPEEEFLCEPPLITRHTHEMRVLEGQRATLRCKARGDPEPAIHWISPEGKLISNATRSLVYDNGTLDILITTVKDTGAFTCIASNPAGEATQTVDLHIIKLPHLLNSTNHIHEPDPGSSDISTSTKSGSNASSSNGDTKMSQDKIVVAEATSSTALLKFNFQRNIPGIRMFQIQYNGTFDDTLVYRMIPPTSKTFLVNNLAAGTMYDLCVLAIYDDGITSLTATRVVGCIQFTTEQDYVRCHFMQSQFLGGTMIIIIGGIIVASVLVFIIILMIRYKVCNNNGQHKVTKVSNVYSQTNGAQIQGCSVTLPQSVSKQAVGPEENAQCCKAASDNVIQPSETCSSQDSSTTTSALPPSWTSSTSVSQKQKRKTSTKPSTEPQNEAVTNVESQNTNRNNSTALQLASRPPDSTTEEPSSKRAHTKPRAS; encoded by the exons atggaaaaatttcttttttatttgtttttcattggcATAGCAGTGAGAGCTCAGATCTGTCCAAAGCGTTGTGTCTGTCAAATTTTGTCTCCTAATCTTGCAACCCTTTGTGCCAAGAAAGGGCTTTTATTTGTTCCACCAAACATTGACAGAAGAACTGTGGAACTGCGGTTGGCAGACAATTTTGttacaaatattaaaaggaaagatTTTGCCAACATGACCAGCTTGGTGGACCTGACTCTATCCAGGAATACAATAAGTTTTATTACACCTCATGCATTTGCTGACCTACGAAATTTGAGGGCTTTGCATTTGAATAGCAACAGATTGACTAAAATCACAAATGATATGTTCAGTGGTCTTTCCAATCTCCATCATTTGATATTGAACAACAATCAGCTGACTTTAATTTCTTCTACAGCATTTGATGATGTATTTGCCCTTGAGGAGCTTGATCTGTCATATAATAATCTAGAAACCATTCCTTGGGATGCTGTTGAGAAGATGGTTAGCTTGCACACCCTTAGTCTGGATCACAATATGATTGACAACATTCCCAAGGGGACTTTCTCCCACTTACACAAGATGACTCGGTTAGATGTAACATCAAATAAATTGCAGAAGCTACCACCTGATCCTCTCTTTCAGCGAGCTCAGGTACTGGCAACCTCAGGAATCATAAGCCCATCTACTTTTGCATTAAGTTTTGGTGGAAATCCTTtgcattgcaattgtgaattattgTGGTTGAGGCGTCTGTCCAGAGAAGATGACCTAGAGACCTGTGCTTCTCCTGCACTTTTAACTGGCCGCTACTTTTGGTCAATTCCTGAGGAAGAATTTTTGTGTGAGCCTCCTCTCATTACACGTCACACGCATGAAATGAGAGTCCTGGAGGGTCAAAGGGCAACACTGAGGTGCAAAGCCAGGGGAGACCCTGAACCTGCAATTCACTGGATTTCTCCTGAAGGGAAGCTTATTTCAAATGCAACAAGATCTCTGGTGTATGACAATGGAACACTTGACATTCTTATAACAACTGTAAAGGATACAGGTGCTTTTACCTGCATTGCTTCCAATCCTGCTGGGGAAGCAACACAAACAGTGGATCTTCATATAATTAAGCTCCCTCACTTACTAAACAGTACAAACCATATCCATGAGCCTGATCCTGGTTCTTCAGATATCTCAACTTCTACCAAGTCAGGGTCTAATGCAAGCAGTAGTAATGGTGATACTAAAATGAGTCAAGATAAAATTGTGGTGGCAGAGGCAACATCGTCAACGGCACTGCTTAAAttcaattttcaaagaaatatccCTGGAATACGTATGTTTCAAATCCAGTACAATGGTACTTTTGATGACACCCTTGtttacag AATGATACCTCCTACGAGCAAAACATTTCTGGTCAATAATCTGGCTGCTGGAACTATGTATGACTTATGTGTCTTGGCCATATATGATGATGGCATCACTTCCCTCACTGCCACAAGAGTCGTGGGTTGCATCCAGTTTACTACGGAACAGGATTATGTGCGTTGCCATTTCATGCAGTCCCAGTTTTTGGGAGGCaccatgattattattattggtgGAATAATTGTAGCATCTGTGCTGGTTTTCATCATCATTCTAATGATCCGGTATAAGGTTTGTAACAATAATGGGCAACACAAGGTCACCAAGGTTAGCAATGTTTATTCTCAAACTAATGGGGCTCagattcaaggctgcagtgtaaCACTGCCCCAGTCCGTGTCCAAACAAGCTGTGGGACCTGAAGAGAATGCCCAGTGTTGTAAAGCTGCCAGTGACAATGTGATTCAACCTTCAGAAACTTGTTCCAGTCAGGACTCCTCCACCACTACCTCTGCTTTGCCTCCGTCTTGGACTTCAAGCACTTCTGTGTcccaaaagcagaaaagaaagactaGCACAAAGCCAAGTACCGAACCACAGAATGAAGCTGTCACAAATGTTGAGTCCCAAAACACTAACAGGAACAACTCAACTGCATTGCAGTTAGCTAGCCGACCTCCTGATTCTACCACAGAGGAGCCCTCATCTAAAAGAGCACATACAAAGCCAA GAGCATCATAA
- the LRFN5 gene encoding leucine-rich repeat and fibronectin type-III domain-containing protein 5 isoform X1 encodes MEKFLFYLFFIGIAVRAQICPKRCVCQILSPNLATLCAKKGLLFVPPNIDRRTVELRLADNFVTNIKRKDFANMTSLVDLTLSRNTISFITPHAFADLRNLRALHLNSNRLTKITNDMFSGLSNLHHLILNNNQLTLISSTAFDDVFALEELDLSYNNLETIPWDAVEKMVSLHTLSLDHNMIDNIPKGTFSHLHKMTRLDVTSNKLQKLPPDPLFQRAQVLATSGIISPSTFALSFGGNPLHCNCELLWLRRLSREDDLETCASPALLTGRYFWSIPEEEFLCEPPLITRHTHEMRVLEGQRATLRCKARGDPEPAIHWISPEGKLISNATRSLVYDNGTLDILITTVKDTGAFTCIASNPAGEATQTVDLHIIKLPHLLNSTNHIHEPDPGSSDISTSTKSGSNASSSNGDTKMSQDKIVVAEATSSTALLKFNFQRNIPGIRMFQIQYNGTFDDTLVYRMIPPTSKTFLVNNLAAGTMYDLCVLAIYDDGITSLTATRVVGCIQFTTEQDYVRCHFMQSQFLGGTMIIIIGGIIVASVLVFIIILMIRYKVCNNNGQHKVTKVSNVYSQTNGAQIQGCSVTLPQSVSKQAVGPEENAQCCKAASDNVIQPSETCSSQDSSTTTSALPPSWTSSTSVSQKQKRKTSTKPSTEPQNEAVTNVESQNTNRNNSTALQLASRPPDSTTEEPSSKRAHTKPNALLTNVDQIVQETQRLELI; translated from the exons atggaaaaatttcttttttatttgtttttcattggcATAGCAGTGAGAGCTCAGATCTGTCCAAAGCGTTGTGTCTGTCAAATTTTGTCTCCTAATCTTGCAACCCTTTGTGCCAAGAAAGGGCTTTTATTTGTTCCACCAAACATTGACAGAAGAACTGTGGAACTGCGGTTGGCAGACAATTTTGttacaaatattaaaaggaaagatTTTGCCAACATGACCAGCTTGGTGGACCTGACTCTATCCAGGAATACAATAAGTTTTATTACACCTCATGCATTTGCTGACCTACGAAATTTGAGGGCTTTGCATTTGAATAGCAACAGATTGACTAAAATCACAAATGATATGTTCAGTGGTCTTTCCAATCTCCATCATTTGATATTGAACAACAATCAGCTGACTTTAATTTCTTCTACAGCATTTGATGATGTATTTGCCCTTGAGGAGCTTGATCTGTCATATAATAATCTAGAAACCATTCCTTGGGATGCTGTTGAGAAGATGGTTAGCTTGCACACCCTTAGTCTGGATCACAATATGATTGACAACATTCCCAAGGGGACTTTCTCCCACTTACACAAGATGACTCGGTTAGATGTAACATCAAATAAATTGCAGAAGCTACCACCTGATCCTCTCTTTCAGCGAGCTCAGGTACTGGCAACCTCAGGAATCATAAGCCCATCTACTTTTGCATTAAGTTTTGGTGGAAATCCTTtgcattgcaattgtgaattattgTGGTTGAGGCGTCTGTCCAGAGAAGATGACCTAGAGACCTGTGCTTCTCCTGCACTTTTAACTGGCCGCTACTTTTGGTCAATTCCTGAGGAAGAATTTTTGTGTGAGCCTCCTCTCATTACACGTCACACGCATGAAATGAGAGTCCTGGAGGGTCAAAGGGCAACACTGAGGTGCAAAGCCAGGGGAGACCCTGAACCTGCAATTCACTGGATTTCTCCTGAAGGGAAGCTTATTTCAAATGCAACAAGATCTCTGGTGTATGACAATGGAACACTTGACATTCTTATAACAACTGTAAAGGATACAGGTGCTTTTACCTGCATTGCTTCCAATCCTGCTGGGGAAGCAACACAAACAGTGGATCTTCATATAATTAAGCTCCCTCACTTACTAAACAGTACAAACCATATCCATGAGCCTGATCCTGGTTCTTCAGATATCTCAACTTCTACCAAGTCAGGGTCTAATGCAAGCAGTAGTAATGGTGATACTAAAATGAGTCAAGATAAAATTGTGGTGGCAGAGGCAACATCGTCAACGGCACTGCTTAAAttcaattttcaaagaaatatccCTGGAATACGTATGTTTCAAATCCAGTACAATGGTACTTTTGATGACACCCTTGtttacag AATGATACCTCCTACGAGCAAAACATTTCTGGTCAATAATCTGGCTGCTGGAACTATGTATGACTTATGTGTCTTGGCCATATATGATGATGGCATCACTTCCCTCACTGCCACAAGAGTCGTGGGTTGCATCCAGTTTACTACGGAACAGGATTATGTGCGTTGCCATTTCATGCAGTCCCAGTTTTTGGGAGGCaccatgattattattattggtgGAATAATTGTAGCATCTGTGCTGGTTTTCATCATCATTCTAATGATCCGGTATAAGGTTTGTAACAATAATGGGCAACACAAGGTCACCAAGGTTAGCAATGTTTATTCTCAAACTAATGGGGCTCagattcaaggctgcagtgtaaCACTGCCCCAGTCCGTGTCCAAACAAGCTGTGGGACCTGAAGAGAATGCCCAGTGTTGTAAAGCTGCCAGTGACAATGTGATTCAACCTTCAGAAACTTGTTCCAGTCAGGACTCCTCCACCACTACCTCTGCTTTGCCTCCGTCTTGGACTTCAAGCACTTCTGTGTcccaaaagcagaaaagaaagactaGCACAAAGCCAAGTACCGAACCACAGAATGAAGCTGTCACAAATGTTGAGTCCCAAAACACTAACAGGAACAACTCAACTGCATTGCAGTTAGCTAGCCGACCTCCTGATTCTACCACAGAGGAGCCCTCATCTAAAAGAGCACATACAAAGCCAA ATGCTTTGCTGACTAATGTTGACCAGATTGTCCAGGAAACACAG agGCTGGAGTTAATCTGA